A window of the Henckelia pumila isolate YLH828 chromosome 3, ASM3356847v2, whole genome shotgun sequence genome harbors these coding sequences:
- the LOC140886750 gene encoding protein FAR-RED ELONGATED HYPOCOTYL 3 isoform X2, whose product MDIDLRLPSGETDKEEHNGIVNMLDGDEKPLSLDGVGGSMVDVEEKLHIEDGEDINSPLHEIDFKDLTILEPLPGMEFGSHGDAYAFYQEYSRSVGFNTAIQNSRRSKTSREFIDAKFACSRYGTKREYEKSLNRPRSRQGSKQDPEIATGRRACAKTDCKASMHVKRRQDGKWIIHRFEKDHNHELLPAQAVSEQTRRMYAAMARQFAEYKSAVGLKHDSRSSFEKNRNMTMDAEEVNVMLEFFIQMQCQNSNFFYAVDVGEDQRLKSMLWVDAKSRHDYVYFSDVVSFDTSYVRSKYKMPLILFIGVNQYYQFMLLGCALISDETAATFTWVMQTWLKAMGGQVPKLVITDQDKVLKLVVSEIFTSTPHVFCLWNIMGKVSETLNHVIKQNENFTSKFEKCIYKSVTDEEFEKRWHKLVDRFGLKENELFQSLFEDRKKWVTSFLKDGILAGMSTVQRSESVNSFFDKYVHKKTTVQEFVKQYESILQDRYEEEAKAYSDTWNKQPALKSPSPFEKHVAGMYTHAVFKKFQVEVLGAVACAPKKEEKVDATFKFKVQDFERNQEFIVTLNEMKSEVSCICHLFEFKGFLCRHAMIVLQICGISTIPSQYILKRWTKDARSGGYSTGDASEQVQSRVQRYNDLYHRAVKLGEEASLSQESYNMTVRALDGAIENCLNVNNSDKNLVETGASVSPGLLCIEEDFQGSKTNKRKNATKKRKLNVEPDIMTVGTPESLQQMEKLSSRPVNLDGFFGHQPGVQGMVQLNLMAPSRDNYYGNQQTIPGLGQLNSIAPAHDGYYGTHPTMHGLGQMDFFRTPNFSYGLREEPNVRSAQLHDDAQRHA is encoded by the exons ATGGATATAGATCTTAGGTTACCTTCTGGAGAAACTGATAAAGAAGAACACAATGGAATTGTTAATATGCTAGATGGAGATGAGAAACCCCTCAGTTTAGATGGAGTTGGTGGAAGTATGGTGGATGTGGAGGAAAAGTTGCATATTGAAGATGGGGAGGACATAAATTCCCCCCTTCACGAAATAGATTTTAAAGATTTGACAATTCTTGAGCCTCTTCCTGGTATGGAATTTGGTTCACATGGAGATGCATATGCTTTCTATCAGGAATATTCTAGGTCTGTGGGATTCAATACAGCAATTCAGAATAGTCGCCGTTCAAAGACATCAAGGGAATTCATTGATGCTAAATTTGCATGCTCTAGATATGGAACGAAGCGTGAATACGAGAAATCTTTAAACCGACCACGCAGTAGACAAGGAAGCAAGCAGGACCCAGAGATTGCCACAGGTAGGCGAGCTTGTGCAAAGACAGATTGCAAAGCAAGCATGCATGTTAAGAGAAGGCAAGATGGAAAATGGATAATACATAGATTCGAAAAAGACCACAACCACGAATTGTTACCAGCCCAAGCTGTAAGTGAACAAACCAGAAGGATGTATGCTGCAATGGCCAGGCAGTTTGCTGAATATAAAAGTGCAGTTGGCCTCAAACATGACTCCAGAAGCTCATTTGAGAAGAATAGGAACATGACAATGGATGCAGAAGAGGTGAACGTTATGCTTGAATTTTTTATCCAGATGCAGTGTCAGAATTCCAACTTCTTCTATGCAGTAGATGTTGGTGAAGACCAACGTCTGAAGAGTATGTTGTGGGTTGATGCTAAAAGCAGGCATGATTATGTCTATTTTAGTGATGTTGTGTCTTTTGATACAAGCTACGTGAGAAGCAAGTATAAAATGCCTCTGATTCTGTTTATTGGGGTCAATCAGTACTATCAGTTCATGCTTCTTGGATGTGCTTTGATATCGGATGAAACTGCAGCCACATTTACATGGGTCATGCAAACGTGGTTGAAAGCAATGGGTGGTCAAGTTCCAAAATTGGTAATTACAGATCAAGATAAGGTTTTGAAGTTGGTAGTTTCCGAGATATTCACTTCCACTCCTCATGTTTTTTGTTTGTGGAACATAATGGGAAAGGTTTCTGAGACCCTGAATCATGTAATTAAACAGAATGAAAATTTTACATCTAAATTCGAAAAGTGCATATATAAATCAGTGACAGATGAGGAGTTTGAGAAGAGGTGGCATAAATTGGTCGACAGGTTTGGGCTAAAAGAGAATGAGCTGTTCCAATCATTGTTTGAAGACCGTAAAAAATGGGTGACAAGCTTTTTGAAAGATGGAATTTTAGCTGGCATGTCCACAGTTCAACGATCAGAGAGTGTGAACTCTTTCTTTGACAAGTATGTACATAAGAAGACCACTGTGCAAGAGTTTGTGAAACAATACGAGTCAATTCTACAAGATAGATATGAAGAGGAAGCAAAGGCCTATTCTGATACTTGGAACAAACAACCCGCTTTGAAGTCTCCATCACCATTTGAGAAGCACGTGGCTGGGATGTATACCCATGCCGTGTTTAAAAAGTTTCAAGTCGAGGTATTGGGTGCTGTAGCATGTGCCCCCAAGAAAGAGGAAAAGGTTGATGCCACCTTTAAATTTaaagttcaagattttgaaaggAATCAAGAATTTATCGTCACTTTGAATGAAATGAAATCAGAAGTATCCTGCATATGCCACTTATTTGAATTCAAAGGTTTTCTTTGTAGACATGCAATGATTGTCcttcaaatctgtggaatttCCACTATTCCTTCCCAATATATTTTGAAACGGTGGACTAAGGATGCCAGGAGTGGTGGTTATTCAACTGGAGATGCATCTGAACAGGTTCAGTCAAGGGTGCAGCGGTATAATGATCTTTATCACCGAGCTGTAAAATTAGGCGAAGAAGCATCATTATCACAGGAGAGTTATAATATGACTGTACGTGCACTTGATGGTGCTATTGAGAATTGTTTGAATGTTAACAACTCAGATAAGAATTTAGTAGAGACTGGCGCATCCGTCTCGCCAGGTCTTCTCTGCATCGAAGAAGACTTTCAAGGGAGTAAGACTAATAAGAGGAAAAATGCTACCAAGAAAAGGAAG TTAAATGTGGAGCCAGATATTATGACAGTTGGGACGCCGGAAAGCTTGCAACAAATG GAGAAATTGAGTTCCCGGCCAGTCAATCTTGATGgattttttggacaccaaccAGGGGTGCAGGGAATG GTACAACTGAACCTAATGGCTCCTTCACGTGATAATTACTATGGGAACCAACAGACAATTCCGGGACTG GGCCAGCTGAATTCTATAGCACCTGCCCATGATGGTTATTATGGAACTCATCCTACCATGCATGGATTG GGGCAAATGGATTTTTTCCGCACTCCAAATTTCAGCTATGGCCTTCGG GAGGAACCGAACGTGAGATCTGCCCAGTTGCACGATGATGCCCAAAGACATGCTTGA
- the LOC140886750 gene encoding protein FAR-RED ELONGATED HYPOCOTYL 3 isoform X1, translated as MDIDLRLPSGETDKEEHNGIVNMLDGDEKPLSLDGVGGSMVDVEEKLHIEDGEDINSPLHEIDFKDLTILEPLPGMEFGSHGDAYAFYQEYSRSVGFNTAIQNSRRSKTSREFIDAKFACSRYGTKREYEKSLNRPRSRQGSKQDPEIATGRRACAKTDCKASMHVKRRQDGKWIIHRFEKDHNHELLPAQAVSEQTRRMYAAMARQFAEYKSAVGLKHDSRSSFEKNRNMTMDAEEVNVMLEFFIQMQCQNSNFFYAVDVGEDQRLKSMLWVDAKSRHDYVYFSDVVSFDTSYVRSKYKMPLILFIGVNQYYQFMLLGCALISDETAATFTWVMQTWLKAMGGQVPKLVITDQDKVLKLVVSEIFTSTPHVFCLWNIMGKVSETLNHVIKQNENFTSKFEKCIYKSVTDEEFEKRWHKLVDRFGLKENELFQSLFEDRKKWVTSFLKDGILAGMSTVQRSESVNSFFDKYVHKKTTVQEFVKQYESILQDRYEEEAKAYSDTWNKQPALKSPSPFEKHVAGMYTHAVFKKFQVEVLGAVACAPKKEEKVDATFKFKVQDFERNQEFIVTLNEMKSEVSCICHLFEFKGFLCRHAMIVLQICGISTIPSQYILKRWTKDARSGGYSTGDASEQVQSRVQRYNDLYHRAVKLGEEASLSQESYNMTVRALDGAIENCLNVNNSDKNLVETGASVSPGLLCIEEDFQGSKTNKRKNATKKRKLNVEPDIMTVGTPESLQQMEKLSSRPVNLDGFFGHQPGVQGMVQLNLMAPSRDNYYGNQQTIPGLGQLNSIAPAHDGYYGTHPTMHGLGQMDFFRTPNFSYGLRPLQEEPNVRSAQLHDDAQRHA; from the exons ATGGATATAGATCTTAGGTTACCTTCTGGAGAAACTGATAAAGAAGAACACAATGGAATTGTTAATATGCTAGATGGAGATGAGAAACCCCTCAGTTTAGATGGAGTTGGTGGAAGTATGGTGGATGTGGAGGAAAAGTTGCATATTGAAGATGGGGAGGACATAAATTCCCCCCTTCACGAAATAGATTTTAAAGATTTGACAATTCTTGAGCCTCTTCCTGGTATGGAATTTGGTTCACATGGAGATGCATATGCTTTCTATCAGGAATATTCTAGGTCTGTGGGATTCAATACAGCAATTCAGAATAGTCGCCGTTCAAAGACATCAAGGGAATTCATTGATGCTAAATTTGCATGCTCTAGATATGGAACGAAGCGTGAATACGAGAAATCTTTAAACCGACCACGCAGTAGACAAGGAAGCAAGCAGGACCCAGAGATTGCCACAGGTAGGCGAGCTTGTGCAAAGACAGATTGCAAAGCAAGCATGCATGTTAAGAGAAGGCAAGATGGAAAATGGATAATACATAGATTCGAAAAAGACCACAACCACGAATTGTTACCAGCCCAAGCTGTAAGTGAACAAACCAGAAGGATGTATGCTGCAATGGCCAGGCAGTTTGCTGAATATAAAAGTGCAGTTGGCCTCAAACATGACTCCAGAAGCTCATTTGAGAAGAATAGGAACATGACAATGGATGCAGAAGAGGTGAACGTTATGCTTGAATTTTTTATCCAGATGCAGTGTCAGAATTCCAACTTCTTCTATGCAGTAGATGTTGGTGAAGACCAACGTCTGAAGAGTATGTTGTGGGTTGATGCTAAAAGCAGGCATGATTATGTCTATTTTAGTGATGTTGTGTCTTTTGATACAAGCTACGTGAGAAGCAAGTATAAAATGCCTCTGATTCTGTTTATTGGGGTCAATCAGTACTATCAGTTCATGCTTCTTGGATGTGCTTTGATATCGGATGAAACTGCAGCCACATTTACATGGGTCATGCAAACGTGGTTGAAAGCAATGGGTGGTCAAGTTCCAAAATTGGTAATTACAGATCAAGATAAGGTTTTGAAGTTGGTAGTTTCCGAGATATTCACTTCCACTCCTCATGTTTTTTGTTTGTGGAACATAATGGGAAAGGTTTCTGAGACCCTGAATCATGTAATTAAACAGAATGAAAATTTTACATCTAAATTCGAAAAGTGCATATATAAATCAGTGACAGATGAGGAGTTTGAGAAGAGGTGGCATAAATTGGTCGACAGGTTTGGGCTAAAAGAGAATGAGCTGTTCCAATCATTGTTTGAAGACCGTAAAAAATGGGTGACAAGCTTTTTGAAAGATGGAATTTTAGCTGGCATGTCCACAGTTCAACGATCAGAGAGTGTGAACTCTTTCTTTGACAAGTATGTACATAAGAAGACCACTGTGCAAGAGTTTGTGAAACAATACGAGTCAATTCTACAAGATAGATATGAAGAGGAAGCAAAGGCCTATTCTGATACTTGGAACAAACAACCCGCTTTGAAGTCTCCATCACCATTTGAGAAGCACGTGGCTGGGATGTATACCCATGCCGTGTTTAAAAAGTTTCAAGTCGAGGTATTGGGTGCTGTAGCATGTGCCCCCAAGAAAGAGGAAAAGGTTGATGCCACCTTTAAATTTaaagttcaagattttgaaaggAATCAAGAATTTATCGTCACTTTGAATGAAATGAAATCAGAAGTATCCTGCATATGCCACTTATTTGAATTCAAAGGTTTTCTTTGTAGACATGCAATGATTGTCcttcaaatctgtggaatttCCACTATTCCTTCCCAATATATTTTGAAACGGTGGACTAAGGATGCCAGGAGTGGTGGTTATTCAACTGGAGATGCATCTGAACAGGTTCAGTCAAGGGTGCAGCGGTATAATGATCTTTATCACCGAGCTGTAAAATTAGGCGAAGAAGCATCATTATCACAGGAGAGTTATAATATGACTGTACGTGCACTTGATGGTGCTATTGAGAATTGTTTGAATGTTAACAACTCAGATAAGAATTTAGTAGAGACTGGCGCATCCGTCTCGCCAGGTCTTCTCTGCATCGAAGAAGACTTTCAAGGGAGTAAGACTAATAAGAGGAAAAATGCTACCAAGAAAAGGAAG TTAAATGTGGAGCCAGATATTATGACAGTTGGGACGCCGGAAAGCTTGCAACAAATG GAGAAATTGAGTTCCCGGCCAGTCAATCTTGATGgattttttggacaccaaccAGGGGTGCAGGGAATG GTACAACTGAACCTAATGGCTCCTTCACGTGATAATTACTATGGGAACCAACAGACAATTCCGGGACTG GGCCAGCTGAATTCTATAGCACCTGCCCATGATGGTTATTATGGAACTCATCCTACCATGCATGGATTG GGGCAAATGGATTTTTTCCGCACTCCAAATTTCAGCTATGGCCTTCGG CCTTTGCAGGAGGAACCGAACGTGAGATCTGCCCAGTTGCACGATGATGCCCAAAGACATGCTTGA
- the LOC140886750 gene encoding protein FAR-RED ELONGATED HYPOCOTYL 3 isoform X3 gives MDIDLRLPSGETDKEEHNGIVNMLDGDEKPLSLDGVGGSMVDVEEKLHIEDGEDINSPLHEIDFKDLTILEPLPGMEFGSHGDAYAFYQEYSRSVGFNTAIQNSRRSKTSREFIDAKFACSRYGTKREYEKSLNRPRSRQGSKQDPEIATGRRACAKTDCKASMHVKRRQDGKWIIHRFEKDHNHELLPAQAVSEQTRRMYAAMARQFAEYKSAVGLKHDSRSSFEKNRNMTMDAEEVNVMLEFFIQMQCQNSNFFYAVDVGEDQRLKSMLWVDAKSRHDYVYFSDVVSFDTSYVRSKYKMPLILFIGVNQYYQFMLLGCALISDETAATFTWVMQTWLKAMGGQVPKLVITDQDKVLKLVVSEIFTSTPHVFCLWNIMGKVSETLNHVIKQNENFTSKFEKCIYKSVTDEEFEKRWHKLVDRFGLKENELFQSLFEDRKKWVTSFLKDGILAGMSTVQRSESVNSFFDKYVHKKTTVQEFVKQYESILQDRYEEEAKAYSDTWNKQPALKSPSPFEKHVAGMYTHAVFKKFQVEVLGAVACAPKKEEKVDATFKFKVQDFERNQEFIVTLNEMKSEVSCICHLFEFKGFLCRHAMIVLQICGISTIPSQYILKRWTKDARSGGYSTGDASEQVQSRVQRYNDLYHRAVKLGEEASLSQESYNMTVRALDGAIENCLNVNNSDKNLVETGASVSPGLLCIEEDFQGSKTNKRKNATKKRKLNVEPDIMTVGTPESLQQMEKLSSRPVNLDGFFGHQPGVQGMVQLNLMAPSRDNYYGNQQTIPGLGQLNSIAPAHDGYYGTHPTMHGLGQMDFFRTPNFSYGLRVSLSR, from the exons ATGGATATAGATCTTAGGTTACCTTCTGGAGAAACTGATAAAGAAGAACACAATGGAATTGTTAATATGCTAGATGGAGATGAGAAACCCCTCAGTTTAGATGGAGTTGGTGGAAGTATGGTGGATGTGGAGGAAAAGTTGCATATTGAAGATGGGGAGGACATAAATTCCCCCCTTCACGAAATAGATTTTAAAGATTTGACAATTCTTGAGCCTCTTCCTGGTATGGAATTTGGTTCACATGGAGATGCATATGCTTTCTATCAGGAATATTCTAGGTCTGTGGGATTCAATACAGCAATTCAGAATAGTCGCCGTTCAAAGACATCAAGGGAATTCATTGATGCTAAATTTGCATGCTCTAGATATGGAACGAAGCGTGAATACGAGAAATCTTTAAACCGACCACGCAGTAGACAAGGAAGCAAGCAGGACCCAGAGATTGCCACAGGTAGGCGAGCTTGTGCAAAGACAGATTGCAAAGCAAGCATGCATGTTAAGAGAAGGCAAGATGGAAAATGGATAATACATAGATTCGAAAAAGACCACAACCACGAATTGTTACCAGCCCAAGCTGTAAGTGAACAAACCAGAAGGATGTATGCTGCAATGGCCAGGCAGTTTGCTGAATATAAAAGTGCAGTTGGCCTCAAACATGACTCCAGAAGCTCATTTGAGAAGAATAGGAACATGACAATGGATGCAGAAGAGGTGAACGTTATGCTTGAATTTTTTATCCAGATGCAGTGTCAGAATTCCAACTTCTTCTATGCAGTAGATGTTGGTGAAGACCAACGTCTGAAGAGTATGTTGTGGGTTGATGCTAAAAGCAGGCATGATTATGTCTATTTTAGTGATGTTGTGTCTTTTGATACAAGCTACGTGAGAAGCAAGTATAAAATGCCTCTGATTCTGTTTATTGGGGTCAATCAGTACTATCAGTTCATGCTTCTTGGATGTGCTTTGATATCGGATGAAACTGCAGCCACATTTACATGGGTCATGCAAACGTGGTTGAAAGCAATGGGTGGTCAAGTTCCAAAATTGGTAATTACAGATCAAGATAAGGTTTTGAAGTTGGTAGTTTCCGAGATATTCACTTCCACTCCTCATGTTTTTTGTTTGTGGAACATAATGGGAAAGGTTTCTGAGACCCTGAATCATGTAATTAAACAGAATGAAAATTTTACATCTAAATTCGAAAAGTGCATATATAAATCAGTGACAGATGAGGAGTTTGAGAAGAGGTGGCATAAATTGGTCGACAGGTTTGGGCTAAAAGAGAATGAGCTGTTCCAATCATTGTTTGAAGACCGTAAAAAATGGGTGACAAGCTTTTTGAAAGATGGAATTTTAGCTGGCATGTCCACAGTTCAACGATCAGAGAGTGTGAACTCTTTCTTTGACAAGTATGTACATAAGAAGACCACTGTGCAAGAGTTTGTGAAACAATACGAGTCAATTCTACAAGATAGATATGAAGAGGAAGCAAAGGCCTATTCTGATACTTGGAACAAACAACCCGCTTTGAAGTCTCCATCACCATTTGAGAAGCACGTGGCTGGGATGTATACCCATGCCGTGTTTAAAAAGTTTCAAGTCGAGGTATTGGGTGCTGTAGCATGTGCCCCCAAGAAAGAGGAAAAGGTTGATGCCACCTTTAAATTTaaagttcaagattttgaaaggAATCAAGAATTTATCGTCACTTTGAATGAAATGAAATCAGAAGTATCCTGCATATGCCACTTATTTGAATTCAAAGGTTTTCTTTGTAGACATGCAATGATTGTCcttcaaatctgtggaatttCCACTATTCCTTCCCAATATATTTTGAAACGGTGGACTAAGGATGCCAGGAGTGGTGGTTATTCAACTGGAGATGCATCTGAACAGGTTCAGTCAAGGGTGCAGCGGTATAATGATCTTTATCACCGAGCTGTAAAATTAGGCGAAGAAGCATCATTATCACAGGAGAGTTATAATATGACTGTACGTGCACTTGATGGTGCTATTGAGAATTGTTTGAATGTTAACAACTCAGATAAGAATTTAGTAGAGACTGGCGCATCCGTCTCGCCAGGTCTTCTCTGCATCGAAGAAGACTTTCAAGGGAGTAAGACTAATAAGAGGAAAAATGCTACCAAGAAAAGGAAG TTAAATGTGGAGCCAGATATTATGACAGTTGGGACGCCGGAAAGCTTGCAACAAATG GAGAAATTGAGTTCCCGGCCAGTCAATCTTGATGgattttttggacaccaaccAGGGGTGCAGGGAATG GTACAACTGAACCTAATGGCTCCTTCACGTGATAATTACTATGGGAACCAACAGACAATTCCGGGACTG GGCCAGCTGAATTCTATAGCACCTGCCCATGATGGTTATTATGGAACTCATCCTACCATGCATGGATTG GGGCAAATGGATTTTTTCCGCACTCCAAATTTCAGCTATGGCCTTCGGGTTAGTCTTTCCAGATGA